The following proteins come from a genomic window of Cronobacter muytjensii ATCC 51329:
- the nudB gene encoding dihydroneopterin triphosphate diphosphatase: MAYKRPVSVLVVIYAQDTKRVLMLQRRDDPYFWQSVTGSLEEGETAPQAAAREVKEEVSIDVAREQLTLMDCQRTVEFEIFSHLRHRYAPGVMRNTESWFCLALPTEREIVFTEHLTYRWVDAADAAALTKSWSNRQAIEEFVINAA, from the coding sequence ATGGCATATAAGCGTCCCGTTTCAGTGCTTGTCGTGATCTATGCGCAGGACACGAAACGGGTGCTGATGTTGCAGCGGCGCGACGATCCTTATTTCTGGCAGTCGGTCACCGGCAGCCTGGAAGAGGGGGAGACCGCGCCGCAGGCCGCCGCGCGCGAAGTAAAGGAAGAGGTCTCTATTGACGTTGCCCGCGAGCAACTGACCTTGATGGACTGTCAGCGCACGGTGGAGTTTGAAATTTTTAGTCATTTACGTCATCGCTATGCGCCGGGGGTGATGCGTAATACGGAGTCCTGGTTCTGTCTGGCCTTGCCGACGGAGCGGGAGATCGTATTTACCGAACACCTGACCTACCGCTGGGTTGACGCGGCCGATGCGGCTGCGCTCACCAAGTCCTGGAGCAACCGGCAGGCGATTGAAGAATTTGTTATTAACGCCGCCTGA
- a CDS encoding YebC/PmpR family DNA-binding transcriptional regulator produces MAGHSKWANTKHRKAAQDAKRGKIFTKIIRELVTAARLGGGDPGSNPRLRAAIDKALSNNMTRDTLNRAIARGVGGDEDANMETIIYEGYGPGGTAVMVECLSDNRNRTVAEVRHAFSKCGGNLGTDGSVAYLFSKKGVISFEAGDEDTIMEAALEAGAEDVVTYDDGAIDVYTAWEEMGAVRDALEAAGLKADNAEVSMIPSTKADMDAETAPKLLRLIDMLEDCDDVQEVYHNGEISDEVAATL; encoded by the coding sequence ATGGCAGGTCATAGTAAATGGGCCAACACCAAACACCGCAAAGCGGCACAGGATGCCAAGCGCGGTAAAATCTTCACTAAAATTATTCGCGAGCTGGTAACCGCAGCGCGTCTGGGCGGCGGCGATCCGGGCTCTAACCCGCGTCTGCGCGCGGCTATCGATAAAGCGCTTTCCAACAACATGACGCGTGACACCTTAAACCGCGCTATCGCGCGCGGCGTGGGCGGTGACGAAGACGCGAACATGGAAACCATCATTTATGAAGGTTACGGCCCGGGCGGTACCGCGGTAATGGTCGAATGTCTCTCTGACAACCGTAACCGTACCGTTGCCGAAGTGCGCCACGCGTTCAGCAAGTGCGGCGGCAACCTCGGCACCGACGGCTCCGTCGCCTACCTGTTCAGCAAGAAAGGGGTCATCTCTTTTGAAGCGGGCGATGAAGACACCATCATGGAAGCGGCGCTGGAAGCAGGCGCGGAAGATGTGGTGACCTACGACGATGGCGCTATCGACGTTTACACCGCCTGGGAAGAGATGGGCGCGGTACGCGACGCGCTGGAAGCGGCGGGCCTGAAAGCAGACAATGCCGAAGTCTCCATGATCCCATCGACCAAAGCGGATATGGATGCGGAAACCGCGCCGAAACTGCTGCGTCTTATCGATATGCTGGAAGACTGCGACGACGTGCAGGAGGTTTACCACAACGGTGAAATCTCTGACGAGGTGGCGGCGACGCTCTGA
- the ruvC gene encoding crossover junction endodeoxyribonuclease RuvC produces the protein MSIILGIDPGSRVTGYGVIRQTGRQLTYLGSGCIRTSVTDLPSRLKLIYAGVSEIITQFHPDYFAIEQVFMAKNADSALKLGQARGAAIVAAVNHDLPVFEYAARQVKQTVVGIGSAEKSQVQHMVRTLLKLSANPQADAADALAIAITHCHVSQNAAQVSESRLNLARGRLR, from the coding sequence ATGTCGATTATTCTCGGGATTGACCCCGGCTCACGCGTCACCGGTTATGGCGTTATCCGTCAGACCGGTCGGCAACTGACCTATCTCGGCAGCGGCTGTATTCGCACGAGCGTCACCGATCTGCCCTCGCGCCTGAAGCTTATCTATGCGGGCGTCAGCGAAATCATCACCCAGTTTCATCCTGACTATTTCGCCATCGAACAGGTGTTCATGGCGAAAAACGCCGATTCGGCCCTGAAACTCGGTCAGGCGCGCGGCGCGGCGATTGTCGCGGCGGTGAACCACGACCTGCCGGTGTTTGAATATGCGGCGCGTCAGGTGAAGCAAACGGTCGTCGGCATCGGCAGCGCGGAAAAAAGCCAGGTGCAGCATATGGTGCGTACGCTGCTGAAACTCTCCGCCAATCCGCAGGCGGATGCGGCGGATGCATTGGCTATCGCCATCACCCATTGTCACGTCAGCCAGAATGCGGCGCAGGTCAGCGAATCGCGTCTGAATCTGGCGCGCGGTCGATTGCGTTAA
- the ruvA gene encoding Holliday junction branch migration protein RuvA has product MIGRLRGIVLEKQPPLVLLETGGVGYEIHMPMTCFYELPETGKEAVVFTHFVVREDAQLLFGFNNKQERTLFRELIKVNGVGPKLALAILSGMSAQQFVNAVEREEPAALVKLPGIGKKTAERLVVEMKDRFKGLHGDLFTPAADLVLTSPASPVVDDAEAEAVAALVSLGYKPQEASRMVSKVAKADASSEMLIREALRAAL; this is encoded by the coding sequence GTGATAGGCAGACTCAGAGGCATCGTACTGGAAAAACAGCCCCCGCTGGTGTTACTGGAGACGGGTGGCGTCGGTTATGAAATCCATATGCCGATGACCTGCTTTTATGAATTGCCGGAAACCGGCAAAGAAGCGGTGGTGTTTACGCATTTTGTGGTGCGTGAAGACGCGCAGTTGCTGTTCGGCTTTAACAATAAACAAGAGCGCACGCTGTTTCGTGAGCTGATTAAGGTCAACGGCGTCGGGCCGAAGCTTGCGCTGGCTATCCTTTCCGGGATGTCGGCCCAGCAGTTTGTTAACGCCGTGGAGCGTGAAGAGCCCGCGGCGCTGGTGAAGCTGCCCGGTATCGGCAAGAAAACCGCCGAGCGTCTGGTGGTCGAGATGAAGGACCGCTTCAAAGGTCTGCATGGCGATCTCTTCACGCCGGCGGCGGATCTGGTGCTGACGTCGCCGGCAAGCCCGGTGGTGGACGATGCCGAGGCGGAAGCCGTTGCCGCGCTGGTATCGCTGGGTTATAAACCTCAGGAAGCCAGCCGTATGGTCAGTAAAGTCGCGAAGGCGGACGCGAGCAGCGAAATGCTGATTCGTGAAGCGCTGCGCGCGGCATTGTGA
- the ruvB gene encoding Holliday junction branch migration DNA helicase RuvB, translating to MIEADRLVAPGSIVAEEVADRAIRPKLLEEYIGQPQVRSQMEIFIQAAKLRGDALDHLLIFGPPGLGKTTLANIVANEMGVNLRTTSGPVLEKAGDLAAMLTNLEPHDVLFIDEIHRLSPVVEEVLYPAMEDYQLDIMIGEGPAARSIKIDLPPFTLIGATTRAGSLTSPLRDRFGIVQRLEFYQVADLQHIVSRSARHMGLEMNDEASFEVAKRSRGTPRIANRLLRRVRDFAEVRHDGVINQHVASQALDMLNVDAEGFDYMDRKLLLAVIDKFFGGPVGLDNLAAAIGEERETIEDVLEPFLIQQGFLQRTPRGRMATTRAWNHFGITPPQMP from the coding sequence ATGATTGAAGCAGACCGCCTGGTGGCGCCGGGCAGTATCGTGGCGGAAGAGGTGGCCGATCGCGCCATTCGCCCCAAATTACTCGAAGAGTACATCGGCCAGCCGCAGGTGCGTTCCCAGATGGAAATCTTCATCCAGGCGGCGAAGCTGCGCGGCGACGCGCTCGATCATCTGCTGATTTTCGGCCCGCCTGGGCTTGGGAAGACGACGCTCGCCAATATCGTCGCCAACGAGATGGGCGTGAACCTGCGCACCACCTCCGGGCCGGTGCTGGAAAAGGCGGGCGATCTCGCGGCGATGCTCACTAATCTTGAGCCGCATGACGTTCTGTTTATCGATGAAATTCACCGTCTTTCGCCGGTGGTGGAAGAAGTGCTCTACCCGGCGATGGAAGATTATCAGCTCGACATCATGATCGGCGAAGGCCCGGCGGCGCGCTCTATAAAAATCGATTTGCCGCCGTTTACGCTGATTGGCGCTACGACGCGCGCAGGCTCGCTCACTTCTCCGCTGCGTGACCGCTTCGGGATTGTACAGCGCCTGGAGTTCTATCAGGTGGCGGATCTTCAGCATATCGTGAGCCGCAGCGCGCGCCATATGGGCCTTGAGATGAATGACGAGGCGTCCTTTGAAGTGGCGAAGCGCTCGCGCGGCACGCCGCGTATCGCCAACCGTCTGCTGCGCCGCGTGCGTGATTTCGCTGAGGTGCGTCACGATGGGGTCATCAATCAACATGTGGCGTCTCAGGCGCTCGATATGCTGAATGTTGATGCCGAAGGCTTTGATTACATGGACCGCAAGCTGCTGCTGGCGGTCATTGATAAATTCTTCGGCGGCCCGGTGGGGCTCGATAACCTGGCGGCGGCCATCGGGGAAGAGCGCGAAACCATTGAAGATGTGCTGGAGCCGTTTCTTATCCAGCAAGGGTTTTTGCAACGTACGCCGCGCGGTCGTATGGCGACCACACGCGCCTGGAACCATTTCGGTATCACGCCTCCGCAGATGCCGTGA
- the znuB gene encoding zinc ABC transporter permease subunit ZnuB has product MIELLLPGWMAGMLLACAAGPLGSFVVWRRMSYFGDTLAHASLLGVAFGLLLDVNPFYAVIVVTLLLAGGLVWLEKRPHLAIDTLLGIMAHSALSLGLVVVSLMGNIRVDLMAYLFGDLLAVTPADLLSVGLGVVVVLGVLFWQWRNLLSMTISPDLAFVDGVRLQRVKILLMMVTALTIGVAMKFVGALIITSLLIIPAATARRFARTPEQMAGVAVALGMVAVTGGLTFSAFYDTPAGPSVVLCAALLFIFSMAKRPPA; this is encoded by the coding sequence ATGATTGAACTTCTGCTTCCCGGCTGGATGGCCGGTATGCTGCTGGCCTGCGCCGCTGGCCCGCTGGGCTCTTTCGTGGTCTGGCGTCGGATGTCCTATTTCGGCGATACGCTGGCGCACGCCTCGCTGCTTGGCGTCGCGTTCGGGCTGTTACTGGACGTTAATCCGTTTTATGCGGTGATCGTCGTGACCCTGCTGCTGGCCGGCGGGCTGGTATGGCTTGAGAAACGCCCGCATCTCGCCATCGACACGCTGCTCGGCATTATGGCGCACAGCGCGCTGTCGCTGGGACTGGTGGTGGTGAGCCTGATGGGCAATATCCGCGTTGACCTTATGGCGTATCTGTTCGGCGATTTACTGGCGGTGACGCCTGCTGATTTGCTCTCTGTCGGGCTTGGCGTTGTTGTGGTGCTCGGCGTGCTGTTCTGGCAATGGCGCAATTTACTGTCGATGACTATCAGCCCCGACCTCGCCTTTGTCGACGGCGTGCGCTTACAGCGCGTGAAGATCCTGCTGATGATGGTGACGGCGCTGACCATCGGCGTGGCGATGAAGTTTGTCGGCGCGCTGATAATCACCTCGCTGTTGATTATCCCGGCGGCAACCGCCCGCCGCTTTGCTCGTACGCCGGAACAGATGGCCGGTGTGGCGGTGGCGCTCGGTATGGTGGCGGTAACCGGCGGCCTGACCTTTTCCGCGTTTTATGACACGCCTGCCGGGCCATCGGTAGTGCTGTGCGCGGCGCTGCTCTTTATTTTCAGCATGGCGAAACGCCCGCCAGCCTGA
- the znuC gene encoding zinc ABC transporter ATP-binding protein ZnuC, which yields MTNLVSLQNVSVSFGQRRVLSDISLTLQGGRILTLLGPNGAGKSTLVRVVLGLVAPDEGVIKRERNLRIGYVPQKLHLDATLPLTVSRFLRLRPGTRKADILPALKRVQAGHLIEAPMQKLSGGETQRVLLARALLNQPQLLVLDEPTQGVDVNGQVALYDLINQLRHELNCGVLMVSHDLHLVMAKTDEVLCLNHHICCSGAPEVVSTHPEFISMFGPRGAEQLGIYRHHHNHRHDLQGRIILRKGNGSL from the coding sequence ATGACTAATCTCGTATCGCTTCAGAACGTCAGCGTCTCCTTCGGGCAACGCCGCGTTTTATCTGACATTTCTTTAACACTCCAGGGTGGACGGATCCTGACGTTGCTCGGCCCGAACGGCGCCGGGAAATCGACGCTGGTGAGAGTGGTGCTTGGGCTGGTAGCACCCGATGAGGGGGTTATCAAGCGTGAACGCAACCTGCGCATCGGCTATGTGCCGCAAAAACTGCACCTCGACGCCACCCTGCCGCTGACGGTGAGTCGTTTCCTGCGCCTGCGCCCCGGCACCCGCAAAGCGGATATCCTGCCGGCGCTGAAACGCGTGCAGGCAGGCCATCTTATCGAAGCGCCGATGCAGAAACTCTCCGGCGGCGAAACCCAGCGAGTTTTGCTGGCACGCGCCCTGCTCAACCAGCCGCAGCTCCTGGTGCTCGACGAACCGACACAGGGGGTAGACGTGAACGGTCAGGTCGCGCTTTATGATCTCATCAACCAGCTGCGCCACGAGCTTAATTGCGGCGTGCTTATGGTCTCACACGATCTGCATCTGGTGATGGCTAAAACTGATGAGGTGCTGTGCCTGAATCATCACATCTGCTGCTCCGGCGCGCCGGAAGTCGTTTCCACCCATCCGGAATTTATCTCTATGTTTGGCCCGCGCGGCGCTGAACAACTGGGGATTTACCGTCATCACCATAACCACCGTCACGATTTGCAGGGACGGATTATTCTGCGCAAGGGAAATGGCTCGTTATGA
- the znuA gene encoding zinc ABC transporter substrate-binding protein ZnuA, with product MLHKNTLLCAALGAAIMGGTATSAQAAVVASLKPVGFIASAIADGVTPTEVLLPDGASEHDYALRPSDVKRLQKADLVVWIGPDMEAFMDKSVKALPSQKNLALAELAAVKPLLMKGADDDDHDHDEHAHHGEESDEHHHHSDYNMHIWLSPEIARASAVAIHEKLVELMPQSKAKLDANLQRFEAELARTDKQVANELAPLKGKGYFVFHDAYGYYEKHYGLTSLGHFTVNPEIQPGAQRLHEIRTQLVEQKAECVFAEPQFRPAVIEAVARGTKVRMGTLDPLGTSVSLGKDSYMQFLTQLSNQYASCLKGD from the coding sequence ATGTTACATAAAAATACGCTTCTTTGCGCTGCGCTCGGCGCAGCAATCATGGGTGGCACCGCCACCTCCGCACAGGCCGCCGTTGTCGCTTCGCTTAAGCCGGTGGGCTTTATCGCCTCCGCGATTGCCGATGGCGTTACGCCAACCGAAGTGCTGCTGCCGGACGGCGCGTCGGAACATGACTACGCACTGCGTCCGTCTGATGTTAAACGCTTACAGAAAGCGGATTTAGTGGTCTGGATTGGCCCCGATATGGAAGCCTTTATGGATAAGTCCGTCAAAGCGCTGCCGTCACAAAAAAATCTGGCGCTGGCCGAGCTTGCCGCTGTAAAACCGCTGCTGATGAAAGGCGCTGATGATGACGATCACGACCATGATGAACATGCGCATCATGGCGAAGAAAGTGACGAACATCACCATCATAGCGATTATAACATGCACATCTGGCTGTCGCCGGAAATCGCCCGGGCCTCGGCGGTTGCAATCCACGAAAAATTAGTGGAACTTATGCCGCAAAGCAAAGCCAAACTGGACGCCAACCTCCAGCGCTTCGAGGCCGAACTGGCCCGAACAGACAAACAGGTGGCGAACGAGCTGGCACCGCTGAAAGGGAAAGGATACTTCGTTTTTCATGACGCTTACGGCTATTACGAAAAACATTACGGCCTGACATCGCTCGGCCATTTTACCGTCAATCCCGAAATCCAGCCCGGTGCGCAGCGTTTACATGAAATAAGAACACAGTTGGTTGAGCAAAAAGCCGAGTGCGTTTTTGCTGAGCCACAGTTCAGGCCAGCGGTGATTGAAGCCGTTGCCAGGGGCACGAAAGTTCGAATGGGAACACTCGACCCGCTGGGAACGTCTGTCAGCCTGGGCAAGGACAGCTATATGCAGTTCCTGACTCAGTTATCTAACCAATATGCCAGCTGCCTGAAAGGAGATTAA
- the mepM gene encoding murein DD-endopeptidase MepM: protein MQQIARSVALAFNNLPRPHRVMLGSLTVLTLAVAVWRPYIYHPESAPIVKTIELQKSEIRSLLPEASEPIDQAAPEDDEAIPQDELDDKTAGEAGVHEYVVSTGDTLSSVLNQYGIDMGDISQLASVDKDLRNLKIGQQISWTLTDSGELQRLTWEMSRRETRTYDRTPAGSFKMSSEVQQGDWVNNVIKGTVGGSFVASAKEAGLTSAEISAVIKAMQWQMDFRKLKKGDEFSVLMSREMLDGKREQSQLLGVRLRSSGKDYFAIRAEDGKFYDRNGSGLAKGFLRFPTSRQFRVSSNFNPRRLNPVTGRVAPHKGVDFAMPQGTPVLAVGDGEVVMAKRSGAAGYYVAIRHGRTYTTRYMHLKKLLVKPGQKVKRGDRIALSGNTGRSTGPHLHYEIWINQQAVNPLTAKLPRSEGLTGSDRRDYLAQVKEVVPQLTLD, encoded by the coding sequence GTGCAACAGATAGCCCGCTCTGTCGCCCTGGCATTTAACAACCTGCCACGACCCCATCGCGTTATGCTGGGGTCTCTTACAGTTCTCACACTCGCGGTCGCCGTCTGGCGGCCGTACATTTACCACCCCGAATCAGCCCCTATCGTTAAAACCATCGAACTGCAAAAGAGCGAAATCCGTTCTCTGCTGCCTGAGGCGAGCGAGCCTATCGATCAGGCCGCGCCGGAAGACGATGAAGCGATCCCGCAGGATGAGCTTGACGATAAAACCGCCGGCGAAGCCGGGGTGCATGAATATGTGGTCTCCACCGGCGATACCTTGAGCAGCGTGCTGAATCAGTACGGTATCGATATGGGGGATATCAGCCAGCTCGCCTCGGTCGATAAAGACCTGCGTAACCTGAAAATCGGCCAGCAGATCTCCTGGACGCTCACCGACAGCGGCGAATTACAGCGCCTGACCTGGGAGATGTCGCGCCGCGAAACCCGTACTTATGACCGCACACCTGCCGGCAGCTTTAAAATGAGCAGCGAAGTGCAGCAGGGCGACTGGGTCAATAATGTGATCAAAGGCACCGTCGGCGGTAGTTTCGTCGCCAGCGCCAAAGAGGCCGGGCTCACGAGTGCTGAAATCAGCGCGGTGATTAAAGCGATGCAGTGGCAGATGGATTTCCGCAAGCTGAAAAAAGGCGACGAATTCTCGGTGCTGATGTCGCGCGAAATGCTCGACGGCAAACGTGAGCAGAGCCAGTTGCTTGGCGTGCGTCTGCGTTCGTCCGGTAAAGACTATTTCGCGATCCGCGCGGAAGACGGCAAATTCTACGACCGCAACGGCTCCGGGCTTGCCAAGGGCTTCCTGCGCTTCCCGACGTCGCGCCAGTTCCGCGTCTCTTCTAACTTCAACCCACGTCGTCTGAACCCGGTGACCGGGCGCGTCGCGCCGCATAAAGGCGTCGACTTCGCGATGCCGCAGGGTACGCCGGTGCTGGCGGTGGGTGATGGTGAAGTGGTGATGGCGAAGCGTAGCGGGGCGGCGGGCTATTATGTGGCGATCCGCCACGGACGCACCTACACCACCCGCTATATGCACCTGAAAAAGCTGCTGGTGAAACCTGGCCAGAAAGTGAAACGCGGCGATCGCATCGCGCTTTCCGGCAACACCGGACGCTCCACCGGCCCGCATCTGCACTATGAAATCTGGATAAACCAGCAGGCCGTTAACCCGCTGACCGCCAAGCTGCCGCGCTCCGAGGGCCTGACCGGCTCGGATCGCCGCGACTACCTGGCGCAGGTCAAAGAAGTGGTTCCGCAGCTGACGCTTGATTAA
- the lpxM gene encoding lauroyl-Kdo(2)-lipid IV(A) myristoyltransferase (LpxM is lauroyl-Kdo(2)-lipid IV(A) myristoyltransferase, an enzyme characterized in Escherichia coli and involved in biosynthesis of the form of lipid A found in that species and some closely related species.): METKKTKSEYIPEFEKAFLHPRYWGSWLGIGACAALALTPPSFRDPLLGKIGRLAGRLGKSARRRARINLLYCFPELSEAQREAIIDNMFATAPQSMVFMAELALRGPEKVLNRVDWHGEAIINEMLESKESVILLVPHGWGVDIPAMLLASRGVHVAAMFHHQGNRLLDYVWNKVRLRFGGRLHARQDGIKPFIKSVRDGFWGYYLPDEDHGPEQSEFVDFFATYKATLPAVGRLMKVCRARVIPLFPVYDGKTHRLDVLVRPPMDDLMDADDVTLARRMNEEVEHFVGPHPEQYAWILKLLKTRKEGETEPYRRKDLYPK; the protein is encoded by the coding sequence ATGGAAACTAAAAAAACAAAAAGTGAATACATTCCCGAATTCGAGAAGGCGTTCCTGCATCCGCGCTACTGGGGCTCCTGGCTGGGTATTGGCGCCTGCGCTGCGCTGGCGCTGACGCCGCCATCCTTTCGCGATCCGCTGCTCGGCAAAATCGGTCGACTGGCGGGGCGGCTTGGTAAAAGCGCCCGCCGCCGCGCGCGCATTAATCTGCTCTACTGCTTCCCGGAGCTCTCCGAGGCGCAGCGCGAAGCGATTATCGACAATATGTTCGCCACCGCGCCGCAGTCGATGGTGTTCATGGCCGAACTGGCGCTGCGCGGCCCGGAAAAAGTGCTGAACCGCGTTGACTGGCACGGTGAAGCCATCATTAACGAGATGCTTGAGAGCAAAGAGAGCGTGATCCTGCTGGTGCCGCATGGCTGGGGCGTGGATATCCCGGCGATGCTGCTGGCCTCGCGCGGCGTTCACGTCGCCGCGATGTTCCATCATCAGGGCAACCGGCTGCTGGATTATGTCTGGAACAAAGTGCGCCTGCGCTTTGGTGGCCGTCTGCACGCTAGGCAGGATGGCATCAAACCGTTTATTAAATCGGTACGCGATGGCTTCTGGGGTTACTACCTGCCGGATGAAGATCACGGCCCGGAGCAGAGTGAATTTGTCGATTTCTTCGCGACCTACAAAGCGACGTTGCCGGCTGTAGGACGCCTGATGAAAGTCTGCCGCGCGCGGGTGATCCCGCTCTTCCCGGTCTATGACGGTAAAACGCACCGTCTGGACGTGTTAGTCCGCCCGCCGATGGATGATTTGATGGATGCTGATGACGTCACGCTTGCGCGCCGCATGAATGAGGAAGTGGAGCATTTCGTCGGCCCGCATCCTGAGCAGTACGCCTGGATACTGAAGCTTCTGAAAACGCGTAAAGAGGGCGAGACTGAGCCGTATCGCCGCAAAGATCTCTATCCCAAATAA
- a CDS encoding tyrosine-type recombinase/integrase has protein sequence MAKIKLTKTAVESAQPQAKDIELRDTVVPGFLCKITPTGRRVFMLQYRTNSGQPRKPSLGLYGELTVEQARVKAQDWLAEVRRGGDPGGAKAEARKAPTMAELCKKFMEDYSKKRNKVSTQDGYQGVIDRNIIPLLGRKKAHDVKRPDIAGLMEKLAYKPTEANKTFGVLRKMFNLAEVWGFRPDGTNPCRHVPMYPPGKETRLIVDEEMVRIFRQLEKLEAEGLENYVIPLAIRLQFEFAARRSEICPLEWSWLDFENRRVVWPDSKVGGISKPMSEEAYRLLSTAPRLEGCPYVLPSPNDPAKHLTFGEHYGGWCRTLKAASVPHVGTHGIRHRSTTDIANSGVPTKVGMKLTGHKTVAMFMHYVHTEDKPVREAAELVASRRQAITGARQLAEAVA, from the coding sequence ATGGCAAAGATCAAGCTCACCAAGACCGCCGTAGAGTCGGCGCAACCCCAGGCGAAGGACATCGAACTACGGGATACCGTCGTGCCCGGCTTCCTTTGCAAGATTACCCCGACGGGGCGCCGGGTGTTCATGCTCCAGTACCGCACGAACTCTGGCCAGCCCCGCAAGCCCTCGCTGGGACTCTACGGGGAACTAACCGTCGAACAGGCGCGGGTCAAAGCGCAGGACTGGCTGGCCGAGGTTCGCCGGGGTGGCGACCCCGGCGGCGCCAAGGCCGAGGCGCGCAAGGCGCCCACAATGGCCGAGTTGTGCAAGAAGTTCATGGAGGACTACTCCAAGAAGCGCAACAAGGTCAGCACGCAGGACGGCTACCAGGGCGTCATCGACCGCAACATCATCCCACTGCTGGGCCGCAAGAAGGCACATGACGTGAAGCGGCCCGACATTGCGGGGCTGATGGAAAAGCTGGCCTACAAGCCGACCGAGGCCAACAAGACCTTCGGCGTGCTACGCAAGATGTTCAACCTGGCCGAAGTGTGGGGCTTCCGCCCGGACGGCACGAACCCGTGCCGTCACGTCCCGATGTACCCGCCTGGCAAGGAAACCCGGCTCATCGTGGACGAGGAAATGGTGCGGATCTTCCGCCAGTTGGAGAAACTGGAGGCGGAGGGGCTGGAGAACTACGTCATCCCGTTGGCGATCCGGCTGCAATTCGAGTTTGCGGCACGGCGCTCCGAAATCTGCCCGCTCGAATGGAGCTGGCTGGACTTCGAGAACCGGCGCGTGGTGTGGCCCGACAGCAAGGTTGGCGGCATTTCCAAGCCCATGAGCGAGGAAGCCTATCGGCTGCTTTCGACGGCGCCGCGGCTGGAAGGCTGCCCTTACGTCCTGCCGTCGCCGAACGACCCGGCGAAGCACCTAACCTTTGGCGAGCACTATGGCGGCTGGTGCCGGACGCTCAAGGCCGCCAGCGTGCCGCACGTTGGCACGCACGGCATCCGTCATCGCTCGACCACCGACATTGCCAATTCCGGTGTGCCGACCAAAGTGGGCATGAAGCTGACGGGCCACAAGACCGTGGCGATGTTCATGCACTACGTCCACACCGAGGACAAGCCGGTGCGCGAGGCGGCCGAGTTGGTGGCCAGCCGCCGCCAAGCCATCACGGGCGCGCGGCAGCTTGCGGAGGCGGTGGCATGA